GCCGGCCAGCAGTTCAATTTTGGAGCCGCCCACCTTAAAGAAAACCGTATCGACCGCCTCGCTGGCCACGTGTTCCATCTTATAAGGAGCCACGCCGAGCAGCGTGGTGTAGAGGTCGGTGGCAGCCTCCAGGTTGGTTACGGCAAAGCCGAGATGTTCGAGGTTGGTGAACATAGAAGAAAATGGAAACGAAAATGCGGAGGCAAAAGCCGCTGGCCATGGAAATAACGCAGTTTTACCGAGCTTTTTGCGCCACTGCCGAAAGTCCGCGCAATTCCTTATTTAGATTGTATCTACTTTTGTAGGACCAAAGAAAACTGATTGCCTTGTAACCGTGTTCTACAAGGGTCCAGTTATTCGCTGGCCTAACACTCTGCTTTACCGCTGCGCGCAATGCTTAAGCTCCCTATTTACCTCGATAACAACGCCACCACGCCCCTCGACCCGCGGGTACTGGAGGCCATGATGCCTTACCTGACCGAAGTGTTCGGCAACGCGGCTTCGCGCAACCACCCCTTTGGTTGGGCTGCTGAAGAAGCCGTGGACTACTCGCGCGAACAGATTGCCAAGCTCATCAACTGCGACCCCAAGGAGATTATCTTCACTTCGGGCGCTACCGAGTCGGACAACCTGGGCATTAAGGGCGTGTTTGAGATGTACAGCCAGAAAGGCAACCACGTCATCACCGCCACCACCGAGCACAAAGCCGTGCTCGACACCTGCAAGCACATCGAGAAGCTCGGCGGCCGCGTGACCTACCTGCCCGTGAACGAGCAGGGCCTCATCAGCCTCGAAGAGCTTGAAGCCGCTATGACGCCGGAGACTGTCCTGGTCACCATCATGTACGGCAACAACGAGACGGGCACCATTCAGCCCATCCGCGAAATCGCCAAGATTGCCCACAAGCACGGCGCCCTGTTTATGACGGACGGCACCCAGGCAGTAGGTAAAATTCCGGTCGACGTGATGGCCGACGGCATCGATATCATGGCTTTCACGGCTCACAAGATGTACGGCCCCAAGGGCGTAGGCGCGCTGTACGTGCGTCGTAAGAACCCCCGGGTAAAAGTGACCGCCCAGATGGACGGTGGCGGCCACGAGCGCGGCATGCGTTCGGGCACGCTCAACGTACCCGGCATCGTGGGCCTGGGCAAGGCTTGTGAGTTGGCCATGCACGAAATGGTTGCCGACACCGCTCGCCTGAGCGCCATGCGCGACCGCCTCGAAAAGGAACTGACCACGCTGGAAGAAAGCTACGTGAATGGTTCAATTGAGCACCGCCTCCCACACGTTACCAACATCAGCTTCAAGTACGTGGAAGGCGAAGGCCTGATGATGGGCGTGAAAGACTTGGCCGTATCTTCGGGTTCGGCCTGTACTTCGGCCTCCCTGGAGCCCAGCTACGTGCTCAAGGCCCTGGGCCTGAGCGACGACCTGGCCCACTCCTCGCTGCGCTTCGGCCTGAGCCGCTTCACCACCGACGAGCAAATCGACTACGCCATCAACCACGTAAAAGAGGCCGTAACTAAGCTCCGCGAGATGTCGCCCCTGTGGGAGATGTTCAAGGAAGGTGTCGACTTGAGCAAAATCGAGTGGGCGGAACACTAGGTCATTTAACAATTAGCAATTAACATTTATCAGTTGTTCTTGGCTGAAGGTGTTAATTAGCAATTGTTTCTGAACCGTTGAGTGTTAAATGATAATTGTTAACTGTTAATTGAAATAAAAAGCCATGGCTTACTCCGATAAAGTAATTGACCACTACAGCAACCCCCGCAACGTGGGCACGCTGGACAAAAGCAAAAAGAACGTAGGCACCGGCCTGGTGGGTGCTCCTGAGTGCGGCGACGTAATGCGCCTGCAAATTGAGGTAGACGAAGCCACTAATACCATCACCGACGCCAAGTTTAAGACCTTCGGCTGCGGCTCGGCCATTGCTTCTTCGTCGCTCGCTACGGAGTGGCTGAAAGGCAAATCCATCGACGAGGCCCTGGCCATCGACAACATGGAGATTGTGGAAGAGCTGGCCCTGCCGCCCGTAAAAATTCACTGCTCGGTACTGGCCGAGGATGCCATTAAGTCGGCTATCTCGGACTACCGTGTGAAAAACGGTCTGCCTGCACTGGAGCTCGCCCACCACTAGTTTTAAGTGAGGAATGAAGAATGCGGAGTAAAGAATTGGTCGGTTGGGCCAATTCTTTACTCCGCATTCTTCATTCCTCATTTTTTATAGCATGACCGACGAATTCGAAGTTGCCCGCCTACAGCGCGAAATTGAACAGCATCTGGGCATGGAGCCCGGTAACTTGCGGTTTGAGTTCCGGGAAGTAGACGGGCAAACGCGCCTTGACCTGATTACCGTGAACCCACGGCACCACCAAAGTTTTCTGTTTCGCTACGAAACCGGGCGCGACGAGGTGGAATGCCTCCAAAAAATGCAGGACTACGTGCGCAATTTTCGCGACAACGAAAGCTCCTACACGCTCCAGTGGCGGGCTCGCGGCGACAAGGAGCTGCACACCTCCTACTTCCGGGCACACAATGCGTATGAAGCACTGGACAAGCTCTATTTCGGCCGCGACCTGAATACCATCACCGTATTCAGCGTGGTCTTGAACCCGAGTTCCTAAGCGCCTAAATCACTTCTTTGACGGGCCAGTGAACAAAGAAATGCGGGAGCTTGTTTATAATGTGTCTAAATTGCGCCTCCGTTTGACTTACCAGTGAGTTGAGCCTTGCGCTACTGCTACCGCCATGATTACCGTTTCTGATAAAGCCAAAGAGAAAGTGACGCGCCTGATTCAAGACGCGCACCTTGACGCTAC
This region of Hymenobacter sedentarius genomic DNA includes:
- a CDS encoding IscS subfamily cysteine desulfurase: MLKLPIYLDNNATTPLDPRVLEAMMPYLTEVFGNAASRNHPFGWAAEEAVDYSREQIAKLINCDPKEIIFTSGATESDNLGIKGVFEMYSQKGNHVITATTEHKAVLDTCKHIEKLGGRVTYLPVNEQGLISLEELEAAMTPETVLVTIMYGNNETGTIQPIREIAKIAHKHGALFMTDGTQAVGKIPVDVMADGIDIMAFTAHKMYGPKGVGALYVRRKNPRVKVTAQMDGGGHERGMRSGTLNVPGIVGLGKACELAMHEMVADTARLSAMRDRLEKELTTLEESYVNGSIEHRLPHVTNISFKYVEGEGLMMGVKDLAVSSGSACTSASLEPSYVLKALGLSDDLAHSSLRFGLSRFTTDEQIDYAINHVKEAVTKLREMSPLWEMFKEGVDLSKIEWAEH
- the iscU gene encoding Fe-S cluster assembly scaffold IscU; its protein translation is MAYSDKVIDHYSNPRNVGTLDKSKKNVGTGLVGAPECGDVMRLQIEVDEATNTITDAKFKTFGCGSAIASSSLATEWLKGKSIDEALAIDNMEIVEELALPPVKIHCSVLAEDAIKSAISDYRVKNGLPALELAHH